From the genome of Streptomyces sp. NBC_01317, one region includes:
- a CDS encoding sugar ABC transporter ATP-binding protein: protein MTSTTRTSPAPRPSAPPALEIRGVRKAYGATEVLHGVDLTGHAGEVLAVVGANGAGKSTLIKILAGAERMSAGELLLDGEHVDLRSPHDAHLHGIRTVHQELTLVPELSVTENLLMGHFPRRLGGFVDWRAAHARARDLLESIGYGAIDPRTRAGRLTVARQQMVEIAKALVSEGGEPRVLVLDEPSAVLAGNDLEALFALIRRLQERGVLIVYVSHRLAEVTELATSIVVIKDGRAVATTTPDRTDENELIRLMAGRRPGQLYPDRRHDPGAPLLTVSGLHRPGEFADISFTLRAGEITGLFGLVGSGRSELARCVFGAEPARSGTVRTAGGTADRFRTPREAIAAGLALVTEDRKRTGLVLGLSTAENIGLTTLRAFTKGPLLDTGERARQVESMVRQLDIRPAHSARLPVRALSGGNQQKAVLAKWLLTGPRVLLLDEPTRGVDMATRAEIYRMLDRLARDGLAVLLISSDLTEVLGATDRVLVMHEGRIAADLPSDRTTEDTVLAHAIGHAA, encoded by the coding sequence GTGACCAGCACGACCCGTACATCCCCGGCCCCCCGGCCGTCCGCCCCGCCCGCCCTGGAGATCCGCGGGGTGCGCAAGGCGTACGGCGCCACCGAGGTGCTGCACGGCGTCGACCTGACCGGGCACGCCGGTGAGGTCCTCGCCGTGGTCGGCGCCAACGGGGCGGGCAAGTCCACCCTGATCAAGATCCTGGCCGGCGCCGAACGGATGAGCGCCGGTGAACTCCTGCTCGACGGCGAGCACGTGGACCTGCGCTCCCCGCACGACGCGCACCTCCACGGCATCCGTACGGTCCACCAGGAACTGACCCTCGTACCCGAACTGTCCGTCACCGAGAACCTCCTCATGGGCCACTTCCCGCGCAGGCTCGGCGGCTTCGTCGACTGGCGGGCCGCCCATGCCCGCGCCCGGGACCTGCTGGAGTCCATCGGGTACGGCGCCATCGACCCCCGCACCCGGGCGGGCCGCCTCACGGTCGCCAGACAGCAGATGGTCGAGATCGCCAAGGCGCTGGTCAGCGAGGGCGGCGAGCCGCGCGTCCTCGTCCTCGACGAGCCCTCCGCCGTACTGGCGGGCAACGACCTGGAGGCGCTCTTCGCGCTGATCCGCCGCTTACAGGAGCGCGGCGTCCTCATCGTGTACGTGTCCCACCGCCTCGCCGAGGTGACCGAACTCGCCACCTCCATCGTCGTGATCAAGGACGGCCGGGCCGTCGCCACCACCACCCCCGACCGCACCGACGAGAACGAACTCATCCGCCTGATGGCGGGCCGCCGGCCGGGACAGCTCTACCCGGACCGCCGCCACGACCCGGGCGCACCGCTGCTCACCGTCTCCGGGCTGCACCGCCCGGGGGAGTTCGCCGACATCTCCTTCACCCTGCGGGCCGGTGAGATCACCGGACTGTTCGGCCTGGTCGGCTCCGGGCGCAGCGAACTGGCCCGCTGTGTCTTCGGCGCCGAACCCGCCCGCTCCGGGACCGTCAGAACGGCCGGCGGCACCGCCGACCGCTTCCGCACCCCGCGCGAGGCGATCGCCGCCGGGCTCGCCCTGGTCACCGAGGACCGCAAACGCACCGGCCTGGTCCTCGGCCTGTCCACCGCCGAGAACATCGGTCTCACCACCCTGCGCGCCTTCACCAAGGGCCCCCTGCTCGACACCGGCGAACGCGCACGCCAGGTCGAGTCGATGGTGAGGCAACTGGACATCCGGCCCGCGCACTCCGCGAGACTCCCCGTCCGCGCGCTCAGCGGCGGCAACCAGCAGAAGGCCGTCCTCGCCAAATGGCTGCTCACCGGACCGCGTGTGCTGCTGCTGGACGAGCCGACCCGGGGCGTGGACATGGCCACCCGCGCCGAGATCTACCGGATGCTCGACCGGCTCGCCCGGGACGGGCTCGCCGTCCTGCTGATCTCCTCCGACCTCACCGAGGTGCTGGGCGCCACCGACCGGGTGCTGGTGATGCACGAGGGCCGGATCGCCGCGGACCTCCCTTCGGACCGTACGACCGAGGACACCGTCCTCGCCCACGCGATCGGACACGCCGCATGA